A single region of the Candidatus Zixiibacteriota bacterium genome encodes:
- the msrP gene encoding protein-methionine-sulfoxide reductase catalytic subunit MsrP — protein MKKPSDIRPSEITSKELYLNRRQFILASSAAAGSFLAGGRATAGQKLPDLRKSPYSTNEKQNSFKDITTYNNFYELGTDKGDPARNAKYLTTRPWTVVVDGEVRQPRTYDIDALMKLAPLEERIYRMRCVEAWSMVIPWVGFPLSALIKQVEPTGNARYVQFLTLYDPKRMPGQRYPVLQWPYSEGLRMDEAMHPLTILSVGLYGEILLPQNGAPIRLVVPWKYGFKSIKSIVRIRFVEKQPPTAWNLMQPEEYGFYSNVNPEVDHPRWSQATERRIGEFFRRKTLMFNGYADQVAHLYKGMDLKKYY, from the coding sequence ATCAAGAAGCCCAGCGATATCCGTCCCTCCGAGATCACCAGCAAGGAGCTTTACCTGAACCGGCGGCAGTTCATTCTCGCCTCATCGGCCGCCGCGGGCAGCTTTCTCGCCGGCGGACGCGCGACGGCCGGGCAAAAGCTCCCCGATCTAAGAAAGAGCCCTTACAGCACGAACGAAAAGCAAAACTCGTTCAAGGACATTACCACCTACAACAACTTCTACGAGCTCGGCACCGACAAAGGCGATCCGGCGCGAAACGCGAAGTACCTCACGACGCGGCCCTGGACGGTCGTCGTCGACGGCGAGGTCAGGCAGCCCAGGACCTACGATATCGACGCGCTCATGAAGCTGGCGCCGCTCGAGGAGAGAATCTACCGCATGCGTTGCGTCGAGGCGTGGTCGATGGTCATTCCGTGGGTCGGCTTTCCGCTGAGCGCCCTGATCAAGCAGGTCGAGCCGACGGGCAACGCCAGGTACGTGCAGTTCCTGACGCTTTACGATCCGAAGCGCATGCCCGGGCAGAGGTATCCGGTGCTCCAGTGGCCCTACAGCGAGGGGTTGCGCATGGACGAGGCCATGCACCCCCTGACCATCCTCTCCGTCGGGCTTTACGGCGAGATCCTGCTGCCGCAAAACGGCGCTCCGATCCGCCTCGTGGTGCCGTGGAAATACGGCTTCAAGAGCATCAAGTCGATCGTACGGATCCGTTTCGTGGAGAAGCAGCCGCCGACCGCGTGGAATCTCATGCAGCCGGAGGAGTACGGCTTTTATTCCAACGTCAACCCCGAAGTCGATCACCCGCGCTGGAGCCAGGCGACTGAACGACGGATCGGAGAATTCTTCCGGCGAAAGACCCTCATGTTCAACGGCTACGCCGATCAGGTCGCGCACCTGTACAAAGGAATGGATCTCAAGAAATACTACTAG